From Actinoplanes oblitus, a single genomic window includes:
- a CDS encoding DUF3500 domain-containing protein yields the protein MSRRSLLAGIPALAVALAGCGNSSSETTTAPASASVTAASAARADGPAAAGSVAALAQAFYRTLDADLQAKVLLDYTFASAKRWSNLPQGLLTGAGMPGGGQAGQPSGGAGRPAGAPSGAPAGAQAGGPSGGSGQSRVGISLGDLKDEQLTALTAVLKAATGTASGLGYDEIEQQLNADDYLGAHGGGDTYGRDQFYVAILGSPQDSGTWEFQFGGHHLAVANTYTDGKLAGATPSFRGVEPFAAFEENGKTNQPLKVKQAAFAAMLAGLSTAQLADAKLADTYSDLVLGPGKDWAFPTDKVGVKASTLSAAQKKLVLAAIATYVQDVADSDAKTILAKYEKELDDTYVSWSGTKTLLEQNDYVRIDGPSVWIEFSMQHGIVLSGNHPHSVWRDRTTDYGGTKS from the coding sequence GTGTCGCGGCGATCGCTGCTCGCCGGTATCCCGGCGCTGGCTGTCGCATTGGCCGGCTGTGGCAACTCATCGTCCGAGACGACGACCGCGCCGGCGTCGGCGTCGGTGACTGCGGCGTCGGCGGCACGTGCTGACGGTCCGGCCGCTGCGGGCAGCGTCGCCGCCCTGGCCCAGGCGTTCTATCGGACTCTTGACGCCGACCTGCAGGCCAAGGTGCTGCTCGACTACACCTTCGCCAGCGCCAAGCGCTGGTCCAACCTGCCCCAGGGCCTGCTGACCGGTGCCGGTATGCCCGGAGGCGGTCAAGCCGGGCAACCCAGCGGTGGAGCCGGCCGGCCGGCCGGCGCCCCCAGCGGGGCACCGGCCGGCGCCCAGGCGGGTGGCCCGAGTGGGGGCAGCGGTCAGTCGCGGGTGGGTATCTCACTGGGTGACTTGAAGGACGAGCAGTTGACCGCTCTGACCGCGGTGCTGAAAGCGGCTACCGGCACCGCGTCCGGGCTCGGCTACGACGAGATCGAACAGCAGCTCAACGCCGATGACTACCTCGGCGCGCACGGCGGTGGCGACACCTACGGCCGCGACCAGTTCTACGTGGCGATCTTGGGCAGCCCGCAGGACTCGGGCACCTGGGAATTCCAGTTCGGTGGCCACCACCTGGCGGTAGCCAACACCTACACCGACGGCAAGCTGGCCGGTGCGACCCCCTCGTTCCGTGGAGTGGAGCCCTTCGCGGCGTTCGAGGAGAACGGAAAGACCAACCAGCCGCTCAAGGTCAAGCAGGCCGCCTTCGCGGCCATGCTCGCGGGCCTGTCCACCGCCCAACTCGCCGACGCGAAGCTGGCCGACACCTACTCCGACCTGGTTCTGGGCCCGGGCAAGGACTGGGCCTTCCCGACTGACAAGGTGGGGGTGAAGGCGTCCACCTTGTCCGCGGCGCAGAAGAAGCTCGTCCTCGCGGCGATCGCGACGTACGTCCAGGACGTCGCCGACAGCGACGCCAAGACCATCCTAGCCAAGTACGAGAAGGAACTCGACGACACCTACGTGAGCTGGTCGGGGACCAAGACCCTGCTCGAGCAGAACGACTATGTGCGTATCGACGGACCGTCGGTGTGGATCGAGTTCTCGATGCAGCACGGCATCGTGCTCTCCGGCAACCACCCCCACTCGGTGTGGCGCGACCGCACCACCGACTACGGCGGCACCAAGAGCTGA
- a CDS encoding rhodanese-like domain-containing protein, with translation MRAFEHRGLNDGDEVDLGGLTLRALATPGHTDEHLSFLLLDGAAPVGVFTGGSLIVGSAARTDLLGDDRTLELAHAQYASLRRLAELPDATRVWPTHGAGSFCSAPPGAERTTTIGAEKTSNPLLAAPDADTFTDRLLASLGSYPAYFARLGELNRRGPALVDGRPQLPALPAEQVRRLAADGAVIVDVRPVADVAAGHIPGAIAIALRAQFATWLGWLIDPGVPIVVVRNPDQDPADILWPALNIGIDRIAGELAGGMAAWTGSVVTTRLVRPDQVDAPVLDIRQAREYAAGHLPHAIHLELGSLPSTPQAAPSGPTVMMCGHGERAMTAATLLERTGRRDLAVLVGGPDDWATATGTALQEGR, from the coding sequence ATGCGCGCGTTCGAGCACCGCGGGCTGAACGACGGCGACGAGGTCGACCTGGGCGGACTCACTCTGCGCGCGCTGGCCACGCCCGGGCACACCGACGAGCACCTGTCGTTCCTGCTGCTCGACGGCGCCGCACCGGTCGGGGTGTTCACCGGCGGATCGCTGATCGTCGGGTCGGCGGCGCGCACCGACCTGCTCGGCGATGACCGCACGCTTGAGCTGGCCCATGCGCAGTACGCGTCGCTGCGCCGGCTGGCCGAGCTGCCGGATGCCACCCGGGTGTGGCCGACGCACGGGGCCGGGTCGTTCTGTTCCGCCCCGCCCGGCGCCGAGCGCACCACCACCATCGGCGCCGAGAAGACCAGCAACCCGCTGCTGGCCGCGCCGGACGCCGACACCTTCACCGACCGGCTGCTAGCCTCGCTCGGCTCGTACCCGGCCTACTTCGCCCGGCTCGGCGAGCTTAACCGGCGGGGCCCGGCCCTGGTCGACGGCCGGCCGCAGCTGCCCGCGCTGCCGGCCGAGCAGGTGCGGCGGCTGGCCGCCGACGGCGCGGTCATCGTGGACGTGCGCCCGGTCGCCGACGTCGCCGCCGGGCACATCCCGGGCGCGATCGCGATCGCGCTGCGGGCGCAGTTCGCCACCTGGCTGGGCTGGCTGATCGATCCCGGCGTCCCCATCGTGGTGGTGCGCAACCCCGACCAGGACCCCGCCGACATCCTGTGGCCCGCCCTCAACATCGGCATCGACCGGATCGCCGGCGAGCTCGCCGGCGGCATGGCCGCATGGACCGGGTCGGTGGTCACCACCCGCCTGGTCCGCCCCGATCAGGTCGACGCCCCGGTGCTCGACATCCGGCAGGCCCGCGAGTACGCCGCCGGGCACCTGCCCCACGCCATCCACCTGGAGCTCGGCAGCCTGCCGTCGACCCCGCAGGCCGCACCCAGCGGGCCCACGGTGATGATGTGCGGGCACGGCGAACGCGCCATGACCGCCGCCACCCTGCTCGAACGCACCGGCCGCCGCGACCTCGCCGTGCTCGTCGGCGGCCCCGACGACTGGGCCACCGCCACCGGCACCGCGCTGCAGGAGGGCCGATGA
- a CDS encoding ArsR/SmtB family transcription factor, which translates to MGDPVAKAELFDSLARVGKALGSGKRLELLDLLAQSERSVEHLAAAAGLGLTTCSAHLQTLRQAGLVATRRDGTKIYYRLAGPDVAALYAVLRDVAGTHNAEAAAARDAYLGDADTEAIDRDELQRRLAAGQLLAVDVRPAPEYAAGHIPGAVSIPLDQLGDRLAELPQDVEIVAYCRGAYCVFAHDAVRLLTAHGRRAARLADGMLEWRLADLPVAA; encoded by the coding sequence ATGGGTGATCCGGTCGCCAAGGCCGAGCTGTTCGACTCCCTTGCCCGCGTCGGCAAGGCCCTCGGCAGCGGCAAGCGCTTGGAACTGCTCGACCTGCTCGCCCAGAGCGAACGCAGCGTCGAACACCTCGCTGCTGCCGCCGGGCTCGGCCTGACGACGTGCTCGGCGCACCTGCAGACCCTGCGCCAGGCCGGCCTGGTAGCGACCCGCCGCGACGGCACGAAGATCTACTACCGGCTCGCCGGCCCCGACGTCGCCGCCCTGTACGCGGTGCTGCGTGACGTCGCCGGTACCCACAACGCCGAGGCGGCCGCGGCACGCGACGCCTACCTCGGCGACGCCGACACCGAAGCCATCGACCGCGACGAGCTGCAGCGCCGCCTCGCCGCCGGCCAGCTGCTCGCCGTCGACGTACGCCCGGCACCCGAGTACGCCGCCGGCCACATCCCCGGCGCCGTCTCCATCCCCCTGGACCAGCTCGGCGACCGGCTCGCCGAACTACCGCAGGACGTCGAGATCGTGGCGTACTGCCGCGGCGCCTACTGCGTGTTCGCCCACGACGCCGTCCGGCTGCTCACCGCCCACGGCCGGCGCGCCGCCCGGCTCGCCGACGGCATGCTCGAATGGCGCCTCGCCGACCTGCCCGTGGCCGCCTGA
- a CDS encoding SRPBCC family protein, translated as MQGSAYGGPGTRAAVTLIGVGLAVTASPWARRRFLTWGATAEEAGGTLPGDDLLPDAGLVSTRAITIGAAPSVVWPWLVQMGSGRGGAYTYDWIENLFGLDMHSADEILPQFQHLVVGDTLPLGSGGPAMRVEIAEPERTLVFRSADGAWVWIFELRAAGSTTRLISRNRICLPGASRVKSLLYDIVMAPGSLIMERKMLHGIKARAERINGSAEPATREPACRH; from the coding sequence ATGCAAGGATCCGCGTACGGGGGACCGGGCACGAGGGCCGCGGTGACGCTGATCGGCGTCGGGCTGGCCGTGACGGCGTCCCCATGGGCTCGGCGGCGGTTTCTCACCTGGGGCGCCACGGCCGAGGAGGCCGGCGGCACCCTGCCCGGAGATGACCTGCTGCCGGACGCCGGTTTGGTCTCGACTCGGGCGATCACGATCGGCGCGGCCCCGTCGGTGGTCTGGCCGTGGCTCGTCCAGATGGGCAGTGGCCGTGGTGGCGCCTACACCTACGACTGGATCGAGAACCTTTTCGGGCTCGACATGCACAGCGCCGACGAGATCCTGCCGCAGTTCCAGCACCTGGTGGTCGGCGACACCTTGCCGCTGGGATCCGGGGGTCCCGCCATGCGCGTGGAGATCGCCGAACCGGAGCGGACGTTGGTCTTCCGATCCGCTGACGGCGCCTGGGTGTGGATCTTCGAGCTGCGGGCCGCGGGGAGCACCACCCGGTTGATCAGCCGCAACCGCATCTGCCTGCCGGGAGCGAGCCGGGTCAAGTCGCTGCTGTACGACATCGTGATGGCCCCCGGCAGCCTGATCATGGAACGCAAGATGTTGCACGGCATCAAGGCGCGGGCCGAGCGGATCAATGGGTCAGCTGAGCCCGCCACAAGGGAACCGGCATGCCGTCACTGA
- the fxsT gene encoding FxSxx-COOH system tetratricopeptide repeat protein produces the protein MFQVGRDATFNAAPVEPPGGPEGRLWNVAGAVATFTARDVELASVTTAVSDNPGVPVVLHGMPGVGKTQLALAWVYAHAGSAKVVWQIRAANRLEVVADLAQLADRLGAAVGEDLEQAARAAVHELNGRDDWLLLFDDATPDSVAGLVPVRGGRVLMTSRNPNWAPTAVPLEVGLFAPHAAAVFLDPSAGEAAARLAGALGYLPLALEQARAYCAATGRDLSGYLADFRRQRLLGRGIDHSLHAPVTVTLALALEETRRRELGAAQLMMVLVQFAPVDVPRDLVAASAAVLPAPLAAATHDGVYADQVIRVLRELALVTTDRSGLLRVHQLVAEVMREHPMPVPYRYRLWQRLLRTVGVGSPPQSWFQVGANLLAEALPADVQDPVSWDRWALLLPHAEAVIERSDSPSTTISTLQHLCGSYLYERGEYLSARRYFTHAVEVRSQLLGADDRAALASMCSLAILYRETGEVAAARELDEKVLPVFRRVLGEEHPATLGLMNNLALDLHDLGEVAAARELDEKVLAGWQRVLGEEHPDTLQSLNNLALDLHDLGEVAAARELDEKALAGRRRVLGEEHPNTLNSMGNLARDLRALGEVAAARELDEKALAGCRRVLGEEHPNTLDSMGNLARDLRALGEVAAARELDEKALAGCRRVLGEEHPNTLDSMGNLARDLRALGEVAAARELDEKVLAGCRRVLGEEHPNTLDSMGNLAAIEREMGDPDNQEGT, from the coding sequence GTGTTTCAGGTCGGCCGTGACGCGACCTTCAACGCCGCGCCGGTGGAGCCGCCGGGTGGGCCGGAGGGCCGGCTGTGGAACGTGGCCGGTGCGGTAGCCACGTTCACGGCCCGGGATGTGGAGTTGGCCTCGGTCACGACGGCGGTGAGCGACAACCCGGGTGTGCCGGTGGTGCTGCACGGGATGCCGGGGGTGGGCAAGACTCAGCTGGCGTTGGCTTGGGTGTATGCGCATGCAGGATCGGCAAAGGTGGTGTGGCAGATCCGAGCGGCGAACCGACTGGAGGTGGTGGCGGACCTGGCGCAGTTGGCCGATCGTCTCGGGGCGGCCGTCGGCGAGGATTTGGAGCAGGCAGCGCGGGCGGCGGTGCATGAGCTCAATGGGCGTGACGACTGGCTGCTGCTGTTCGACGATGCCACCCCGGACAGTGTGGCGGGGTTGGTGCCAGTGCGTGGCGGCCGGGTGCTGATGACCTCGCGTAACCCAAACTGGGCTCCGACCGCTGTACCGCTGGAGGTGGGGTTGTTCGCTCCACACGCCGCGGCGGTGTTTCTCGACCCCAGCGCTGGTGAGGCCGCTGCACGGCTGGCCGGCGCGCTGGGCTATTTGCCGCTGGCGTTGGAACAGGCCCGGGCGTACTGCGCGGCCACCGGCCGGGATCTGTCTGGGTACCTCGCCGATTTTCGGCGTCAGCGGCTGTTGGGCCGGGGAATCGATCACAGCTTGCATGCTCCGGTCACGGTCACCCTTGCCCTAGCGTTGGAGGAGACACGGCGACGGGAGTTGGGTGCGGCGCAGTTGATGATGGTGCTGGTTCAGTTCGCGCCCGTCGATGTCCCCCGGGATTTAGTAGCGGCCAGCGCGGCGGTACTGCCAGCGCCGCTCGCCGCCGCGACCCATGATGGGGTCTACGCCGATCAGGTGATCAGGGTGTTACGTGAGTTGGCGCTGGTCACCACTGATCGGTCCGGTCTGCTGCGGGTGCATCAGCTCGTCGCTGAGGTGATGCGTGAGCACCCTATGCCGGTTCCCTATAGGTACCGCTTGTGGCAGAGGTTGTTGCGTACGGTGGGTGTCGGCTCCCCGCCGCAGTCCTGGTTTCAGGTGGGCGCGAATCTCCTAGCGGAAGCATTGCCGGCTGACGTGCAAGATCCGGTGTCCTGGGATCGGTGGGCACTGCTGCTTCCTCATGCGGAAGCAGTGATCGAGCGCAGCGATTCGCCCAGTACGACCATCAGCACCCTGCAACACCTTTGCGGGTCCTACCTATACGAACGTGGCGAATATTTGTCCGCGCGCCGGTACTTCACCCACGCGGTGGAGGTGAGAAGTCAACTCCTGGGTGCTGACGACCGAGCCGCGCTGGCCTCGATGTGCAGCCTTGCGATCTTGTACCGAGAAACCGGTGAGGTGGCGGCGGCGCGGGAGTTGGACGAGAAGGTCCTGCCGGTGTTCCGGCGGGTGCTGGGTGAGGAGCACCCGGCCACCCTGGGCTTGATGAACAACCTCGCGCTTGACCTGCACGATCTCGGTGAGGTGGCGGCGGCGCGGGAGTTGGACGAGAAGGTCCTGGCGGGGTGGCAGCGGGTGTTGGGTGAGGAGCACCCCGACACCTTGCAGTCGCTGAACAACCTCGCGCTTGACCTGCACGATCTCGGTGAGGTGGCGGCGGCGCGGGAGTTGGACGAGAAAGCTTTGGCGGGGCGGAGGCGGGTGTTGGGTGAGGAGCACCCGAACACCCTGAATTCGATGGGCAACCTTGCGCGCGATCTCCGTGCTCTTGGTGAGGTGGCGGCGGCGCGGGAGTTGGACGAGAAGGCCTTGGCGGGGTGTCGGCGGGTGTTGGGTGAGGAGCACCCGAACACCCTGGACTCGATGGGCAACCTTGCGCGCGATCTCCGTGCTCTTGGTGAGGTGGCGGCGGCGCGGGAGTTGGACGAGAAGGCCTTGGCGGGGTGTCGGCGGGTGTTGGGTGAGGAGCACCCGAACACCCTGGACTCGATGGGCAACCTTGCGCGCGATCTCCGTGCTCTTGGTGAGGTGGCGGCGGCGCGGGAGTTGGACGAGAAGGTCCTGGCGGGGTGTCGGCGGGTGTTGGGTGAGGAGCACCCGAACACCCTGGACTCGATGGGCAACCTCGCGGCCATTGAGCGAGAAATGGGTGATCCCGACAATCAGGAAGGCACGTAG
- a CDS encoding MFS transporter: protein MTTTPATGTAPRLGLAANAAPFTLLVVNALVGGVLGSERTVLPLLADREFHLAAYTAALTYILAFGATKAATNFFAGTLSDRYGRKPVLLAGWLIALPIPAILIWAPHWGWVVAANVLLGINQGLAWSTTVIMKIDLAGPARRGLAMGLNEAAGYIAVAATAMATGTLAATYGLRPAPFLLAAAYIALGLGLSLIFVRETREHARHEATTHTSTHDGKLSTRQVFALASWREPALSSASQAGMVNNLNDGLAWGLFPILFATAGLSLTQIGALAALYPAVWGLGQLVTGPASDRYGRKPFIVTGMLTQAAALALIATADGFTAWAAAAVLPARAPPRCTDAARHDLRRRPPGLAGPRRRRLPALARRRVRRRRPARRHHRRPRRPPRRRLGHRRTHRRIRAAGLDTDVRDPPARLTPHPSRTTRRGPVHPHRTRAPIGPSTTLRSANTAAYEYRICTGLRLAACGLPDVYPTAPAPGSYWAVRVPYF, encoded by the coding sequence ATGACCACCACACCGGCCACCGGAACCGCACCGAGGCTCGGGCTGGCCGCCAACGCCGCCCCGTTCACCCTGCTCGTCGTCAACGCCCTCGTCGGCGGCGTGCTCGGCTCCGAACGCACCGTCCTGCCGCTACTCGCCGACCGCGAGTTCCACCTCGCCGCGTACACCGCGGCGCTGACCTACATCCTCGCGTTCGGCGCCACCAAAGCCGCCACCAACTTCTTCGCCGGCACCCTGTCCGACCGCTACGGCCGCAAACCGGTCCTGCTGGCCGGCTGGCTGATCGCCCTGCCCATCCCGGCCATACTTATCTGGGCACCGCACTGGGGCTGGGTCGTCGCCGCCAACGTGCTGCTCGGCATCAACCAGGGCCTGGCCTGGTCGACCACCGTCATCATGAAGATCGACCTCGCCGGACCAGCCCGCCGCGGCCTCGCCATGGGCCTCAACGAGGCCGCCGGATATATCGCCGTCGCCGCCACCGCGATGGCCACCGGCACCCTCGCCGCAACGTACGGACTACGACCGGCGCCGTTCCTGCTCGCCGCCGCCTACATCGCCCTCGGCCTCGGCCTGTCCCTGATCTTCGTCCGCGAGACCCGCGAGCATGCCCGGCACGAAGCCACCACTCACACCAGTACGCACGACGGTAAGTTGTCCACCCGGCAGGTATTCGCCCTGGCCAGCTGGCGCGAACCCGCCCTGTCCTCGGCCAGCCAGGCCGGCATGGTCAACAACCTCAACGACGGCCTGGCCTGGGGGCTGTTCCCCATCCTGTTCGCCACCGCCGGACTGTCACTGACCCAGATCGGCGCCCTCGCCGCCCTCTACCCGGCCGTGTGGGGCCTGGGACAGCTCGTCACCGGTCCCGCCTCCGACCGCTACGGCCGCAAGCCGTTCATCGTCACCGGCATGCTGACCCAGGCCGCCGCCCTCGCCCTGATCGCCACCGCCGACGGGTTCACCGCGTGGGCCGCCGCCGCGGTACTGCCGGCGCGGGCACCGCCGCGGTGTACCGACGCTGCTCGCCACGATCTCCGACGTCGCCCACCCGGCCTGGCGGGCCCGCGCCGTCGGCGCCTACCGGCTCTGGCGCGACGGCGGGTTCGCCGCCGGCGCCCTGCTCGCCGGCATCATCGCCGACCTCGCCGGCCTCCGCGCCGCCGTCTGGGTCATCGCCGCACTCACCGCCGCATCCGGGCTGCTGGCCTGGACACGGATGTACGAGACCCACCCGCGAGGCTGACCCCGCATCCAAGTCGAACTACGCGGCGAGGGCCTGTTCACCCGCATCGAACCCGCGCACCGATCGGCCCTTCCACAACTTTAAGATCAGCAAATACCGCAGCCTACGAATACCGCATCTGCACCGGCTTGCGGCTTGCGGCTTGCGGCTTGCCGGACGTGTACCCGACCGCCCCAGCCCCAGGTAGCTACTGGGCGGTAAGGGTCCCTTATTTCTAG
- a CDS encoding HupE/UreJ family protein, whose translation MTVRTTGNAATTGCYQELQTIFTLTPPAGTDLRSFDLGYNAIVDRVATHVVIVTVGSDIAGESAGASTIGTISRDTVTNTVQPLHVDLGSGGRYHGFLSMITLGMQHIREGTDHQLFLLTLLLPAPLLARNRRWTGAVGARRALRRITSITVSFTLGHSVTLALGAVGVPVPQQLVEALIAVSILVAAAHAMRPLFPGREALIAAAFGLVHGLAFSEALRELHLSGAQLMLSLLGFNLGIEAMQLIIVVLVLPPLILLARANRYRTLRLVAAAATAVAAAGWLAARIGLPNTVANLADRIEILAIPVVLGLWLVALAITIRDRRQQASSTPSPVGLDQPNSDHHWSLLVNRLTGLPLAEIE comes from the coding sequence TTGACCGTTCGCACCACCGGCAACGCCGCGACCACCGGCTGCTATCAGGAACTGCAGACGATCTTCACACTGACCCCACCTGCCGGGACCGACCTGCGATCGTTCGACCTTGGCTACAACGCCATCGTGGACCGGGTCGCGACCCACGTCGTGATCGTCACCGTCGGCTCGGACATCGCCGGCGAGTCCGCCGGCGCCTCCACCATCGGAACCATCAGCCGCGACACCGTCACCAATACCGTGCAACCACTGCACGTCGATCTCGGATCGGGCGGCCGGTACCACGGCTTCCTCAGCATGATCACTCTCGGCATGCAACACATTCGGGAGGGCACCGACCACCAGCTGTTCCTGCTCACCCTCCTGCTACCAGCACCACTGCTGGCCCGCAACCGGCGATGGACCGGTGCGGTCGGAGCACGACGGGCGCTGCGCCGGATCACGTCGATCACCGTCTCGTTCACCCTCGGGCATTCCGTGACCCTGGCCCTAGGTGCAGTGGGGGTCCCGGTGCCGCAGCAACTCGTCGAGGCCCTGATCGCGGTGAGCATCCTGGTCGCCGCCGCGCACGCCATGCGGCCGCTGTTCCCCGGCCGGGAGGCACTCATCGCGGCCGCCTTCGGCCTCGTCCACGGGCTCGCGTTCTCCGAAGCCCTGCGCGAACTACACCTGAGCGGCGCGCAACTGATGCTGTCCCTGCTCGGGTTCAACCTCGGCATCGAAGCAATGCAACTGATCATCGTCGTGCTGGTCCTGCCACCGCTGATCCTGCTCGCCCGCGCGAACCGATACCGAACCCTGCGGCTCGTCGCCGCCGCCGCGACCGCGGTCGCCGCGGCGGGCTGGCTGGCCGCACGCATCGGCCTCCCCAACACCGTCGCCAACCTGGCCGACCGGATCGAAATCCTGGCCATACCCGTCGTTCTCGGGCTATGGCTGGTCGCGTTGGCGATCACCATCCGCGACCGAAGGCAACAAGCCAGCTCCACCCCGAGCCCGGTCGGGCTGGATCAGCCGAATAGCGACCACCATTGGTCGCTATTGGTGAATCGCTTGACCGGGCTCCCGCTGGCGGAGATCGAGTAA
- a CDS encoding ATP-binding cassette domain-containing protein, producing the protein MTPFAVFETAAGLPGAAQHFAAARASLRRLAEMFSTPVLVTTPRAPAEVPDGPHTLRLDRVDAAWSPARTVMDGFDLELPPGARVALVGPSGCGKSTIAALLVRFLDPVGGRVTLDGIDLRRIAPERVRQIVGYLPEDAYLFDNTIAANLRVALPEATDDRLRVVLAQARLLDWIDTLPDGIETPIGEHGRELSGGQRRRLALARALLAGLQVLVLDEPPNTSTTRPPSRSWTTCWPPPATAPFWSSPTAPTSVRRWTGSSFSARAACRQPCAPDSSGVSAGR; encoded by the coding sequence ATGACCCCCTTCGCTGTGTTCGAGACGGCCGCGGGCCTGCCCGGCGCGGCGCAGCACTTCGCGGCCGCTCGGGCGTCGCTGCGCCGGCTGGCCGAGATGTTCTCCACACCCGTGCTCGTCACCACCCCGCGGGCGCCGGCCGAGGTCCCGGACGGCCCGCACACCTTGCGCCTGGACAGGGTCGACGCCGCCTGGTCACCGGCCCGTACCGTGATGGACGGCTTTGACCTGGAGCTGCCGCCCGGAGCCCGGGTGGCACTGGTCGGCCCGAGCGGCTGCGGCAAGAGCACCATCGCGGCGTTGCTCGTCCGCTTCCTCGACCCGGTCGGAGGCCGGGTCACTCTCGACGGCATCGATCTGCGCCGGATCGCTCCTGAACGGGTCCGGCAGATCGTCGGCTACCTGCCCGAGGACGCCTACCTGTTCGACAACACCATCGCCGCGAACCTTCGCGTCGCGCTCCCGGAGGCCACCGACGACCGGCTGCGTGTCGTTCTGGCGCAGGCGCGGCTCCTCGACTGGATCGACACCCTGCCCGACGGCATCGAGACGCCGATCGGCGAGCACGGCCGCGAGCTGTCCGGTGGCCAGCGCCGCCGTCTGGCCTTGGCGCGCGCCCTGCTCGCCGGCTTGCAGGTGCTCGTCCTCGACGAACCACCGAACACCTCGACGACGAGACCGCCGTCGCGATCCTGGACGACTTGCTGGCCGCCGCCGGCGACCGCACCGTTCTGGTCATCACCCACCGCGCCGACATCGGTGCGAAGGTGGACCGGGTCGTCGTTCTCAGCCCGCGCTGCGTGCCGGCAACCGTGTGCTCCTGACTCGTCCGGCGTCTCGGCTGGCAGGTAG
- a CDS encoding alcohol dehydrogenase catalytic domain-containing protein: MRAAVVTSFEQPLEVREVPVPEPGAGQIRVRIEASGLCHTDIHAARGDWPVKPTTPFVPGHEGVGIVEKTGPGVTEHAAGDRVAIPWLGYACGTCEYCLTGWETLCEAQLNTGYAIDGGHAEFLVADARYAVAVPPGIDPAEVAPLTCAGVTTYKAVKVGGVTPGDRVAIFGIGGLGHLAQQYAQIFGGETIAVDVTEEKLALAKQLGAAHVINAATTDPVTAIEALGGADVAVVLAADPKVLEQAHASLRRGGRLILVSLPKDNAMSLPIFQTVLKGIQVIGSIVGTRADLAEVFRLHAAGRTRVFYETRPLEQINEAIEDVLAGRIPARIVLVP; the protein is encoded by the coding sequence ATGCGCGCAGCCGTGGTCACCAGCTTCGAGCAGCCACTCGAAGTCAGAGAGGTGCCGGTTCCCGAGCCCGGCGCCGGGCAGATCCGGGTTCGGATCGAGGCGAGCGGACTCTGCCACACCGACATCCACGCCGCCCGCGGCGACTGGCCGGTCAAGCCCACTACGCCGTTCGTGCCCGGCCACGAAGGCGTCGGCATCGTCGAGAAGACCGGCCCGGGCGTCACCGAGCACGCCGCTGGGGACCGGGTCGCCATCCCGTGGCTCGGGTACGCCTGCGGTACCTGCGAGTACTGCCTGACCGGCTGGGAGACGCTGTGCGAGGCACAGCTGAACACCGGTTATGCCATCGACGGCGGCCACGCGGAGTTCCTGGTCGCCGACGCCCGCTACGCCGTGGCCGTACCGCCCGGCATCGACCCGGCCGAGGTAGCACCACTGACCTGCGCTGGTGTCACCACGTACAAGGCGGTGAAGGTCGGCGGGGTCACGCCGGGCGACCGGGTGGCGATCTTCGGCATCGGTGGGCTCGGCCACCTGGCCCAGCAGTACGCGCAGATCTTCGGCGGCGAGACCATCGCGGTCGACGTCACTGAGGAGAAACTGGCGCTGGCCAAGCAGCTCGGCGCCGCCCACGTGATAAACGCCGCCACGACCGACCCGGTCACGGCGATCGAGGCCCTCGGCGGCGCGGACGTCGCCGTGGTGCTCGCAGCCGACCCGAAGGTGCTGGAACAGGCGCACGCCTCGCTGCGGCGCGGCGGACGGCTGATCCTCGTCTCGCTGCCCAAGGACAACGCCATGTCGTTGCCAATCTTCCAAACCGTGCTCAAGGGCATCCAGGTGATCGGCTCGATCGTCGGCACCCGCGCCGACCTGGCCGAGGTCTTCCGGCTGCACGCCGCCGGCCGCACCCGGGTGTTCTACGAGACCCGCCCACTCGAACAGATCAACGAGGCCATCGAGGACGTGCTCGCCGGGCGGATCCCCGCCCGCATCGTGCTGGTGCCCTGA
- a CDS encoding cyclic nucleotide-binding domain-containing protein: MPSLSVFDLLALHDFVADLPSRWLHRLALAGRPAFFTAGHRLCREDADADRFWLVHSGAVAVDFHVPGRGDIVVERIGTGSLEGWSWMRPPFRCRFGAVVAEQVHAVEFDAGRVRELIADDAGLGRELTARMHDVVSDRLQAARHRLIELYAYPGSPAP, encoded by the coding sequence ATGCCGTCACTGAGCGTCTTCGACCTGCTCGCCCTGCACGACTTCGTCGCCGACCTCCCGTCCCGCTGGCTGCACCGCCTCGCCCTGGCAGGGCGGCCGGCCTTCTTCACCGCCGGGCACCGGCTGTGCCGGGAGGACGCGGACGCCGACCGGTTCTGGCTGGTGCACTCCGGGGCGGTCGCGGTCGACTTCCACGTGCCGGGCCGCGGCGACATCGTGGTCGAGCGGATCGGAACCGGTTCGCTGGAGGGCTGGTCGTGGATGCGGCCACCGTTTCGCTGCCGCTTTGGTGCCGTGGTCGCCGAGCAGGTGCACGCCGTCGAGTTCGACGCCGGGCGGGTGCGCGAGCTGATCGCCGACGACGCCGGCCTCGGACGCGAACTGACCGCACGCATGCACGACGTCGTGTCCGACCGGCTGCAGGCCGCGCGTCACCGGCTCATCGAGCTGTATGCGTACCCCGGCAGTCCCGCGCCGTAG